A section of the Deltaproteobacteria bacterium genome encodes:
- the nadC gene encoding carboxylating nicotinate-nucleotide diphosphorylase has protein sequence MIDLALAEDLGAGDRTSEALVPAAARARGRVRAKQALVVCGLPLLERVFRRLGDVRGSAEADEGALAAPLQVLATLEGPARALLAGERVALNLLQHLCGIATLTRAYVERVRGTPLVVRDTRKTLPGMRALAKYAVRTGGGTNHRLGLDDAILIKDNHLALGGGEVAAAVRRARAALPGLPLEVECRTVAEVAAAVAAGPDLILLDNMPLADVAQAVRIARGRVPLEASGGVTLEQLEALARAGVAFVAVGALTHSAPAADLNLKIEPLP, from the coding sequence CTGATCGACCTCGCGCTGGCCGAGGACCTGGGTGCCGGCGACCGCACCTCCGAGGCGCTCGTCCCCGCCGCCGCCCGCGCGCGCGGCCGGGTCCGCGCCAAGCAGGCGCTCGTCGTGTGCGGGCTGCCGCTCCTCGAGCGCGTGTTCCGGCGGCTGGGCGACGTACGCGGGTCCGCCGAGGCCGACGAGGGCGCCCTGGCGGCGCCCCTGCAGGTGCTGGCGACGCTCGAGGGGCCCGCGCGCGCTCTCCTGGCCGGCGAGCGCGTCGCCCTGAACCTCCTCCAGCATCTCTGCGGCATCGCGACGCTCACGCGCGCCTACGTCGAGCGCGTGCGTGGTACCCCGCTCGTCGTGCGCGACACGCGCAAGACGCTCCCCGGGATGCGCGCCCTCGCCAAGTACGCCGTCCGCACCGGCGGCGGGACGAACCACCGCCTGGGGCTCGACGACGCCATCCTCATCAAGGACAACCACCTGGCGCTCGGGGGCGGCGAGGTGGCGGCGGCGGTCCGGAGGGCGCGCGCGGCCCTTCCCGGGCTGCCGCTCGAGGTCGAGTGCCGGACGGTCGCCGAGGTCGCCGCGGCGGTCGCGGCCGGCCCCGACCTGATCCTCCTCGACAACATGCCGCTCGCGGACGTCGCGCAGGCGGTCCGGATCGCGCGCGGGCGCGTGCCGCTCGAGGCCTCGGGCGGCGTCACGCTCGAGCAGCTCGAGGCGCTCGCGCGCGCCGGCGTCGCGTTCGTCGCGGTGGGCGCGCTCACGCACTCCGCG